The genomic stretch GCGAAAGAGAAATTATCAGGACCAATCCTGCCTATCCACGCTAAAATTCCTTTTTGTGATCATCTTCCTAATGCTAGGGATAGGGATTCATAGCACTTCTTTGGCCCAGGGCAGTCCGAATTTAGGAAAGACCGATCGATTGATGGAAATGGCCAAAACCTCCATCTCCAGCAGCGAATATGAAAAGGCCAATTATTATTTTCGCCAGATTATTGAAAGTAGTGCTTCCATCCCACCGGAAATGCCTTACTATTTCGCTGAGACCCTTTTCGAATTAAAGCAATACGACAATAGCGCGAAATTTCTCAACAAATATTTAGAAATAAACGGCTTCAAAGCTGAAAATTACGAAGCGGCCAAAAACCTCGAAAAAAAGTTAAAAGCCCCATTGGAGGCCATTGCGGCTTGTAAGCTATGTGACTCCAAAGGCTATCGGTACCAGCCTTGTCCTACTTGCCAAGGAGACAAAGTCATCCAACAAGATTGTAGTTACTGTAAAGGAAAAGGTATCGTAGGATGCAGCCGCTGTAAAGCCACGGGCATCGTCACCAAGAAAAATGTCTTCAACATCACTGAATATTATCAATGCTCCCGATGCAAAGGGGAAGGCAGGCTCACCTGCCCACGATGCGATGGTAGCCTAAAGGAAGTCAGTGCCTGTCACACCTGCTCAGGTTTTGGTGAAGTACATTCAGAAAAGCTGTGTGATCATCAAGTGCACCATGAGCACGCTGATGAGAAAACAACTGCACAATAATTCATTAAATAGATTACACTTATCATGTCTGACCATATTCCTCCTTGCCCAAAATGTAATTCAGCATTCACCTATCCTACAGGGATCTCCATGATGTGCCCTGAGTGTGGTCACGAGTGGAACCCAGAAACAGCAGCTGAGGAAGCAGAAGAAAGTTTAGATGTCAAGGATGCCAACGGAAATCCCCTCCAGGACGGCGACGATGTGGTAATGATCAAAAACCTCCCTGTAAAAGGGGCAGCCCACCCCATAAAAGCGGGCACCAAAGTAAAAAACATCCGTTTGGTGGATGGAGACCACAACATTGATTGTAAAATCCCCGGTTTTGGTGCAATGGCTTTAAAGTCCATTTTTGTAAAAAAAGCCTAGGGAAAAATCTTGCTATTGTATCTGGAACGGAGAAAGCAGGCGTTTTGATTTTTGCAAGGCAAGAATAAGAGGACAATTTGCAATAGGCAGTTCACTGTAACGGTATAGGAAACAGCTCTATACCCTTTACAATTGGAACAAACCACCTCTAATCAGAAACAAACTGCCGCACAGGGACAATCAACACTTCCAATCGTTTATCCAAGATCCCGTAAGCTTTTTGACTCGTTCACAATTTATGCACCACTATTTCCTGTGGCAGTTCTCAGTATATTAGCTGAGAAAATCCTATATTGCCGGAATAACTAGCTGATTGCTATTTTTTTATCAACCGACTTTATCTTATCATTATTTTATGGCCGAAAATCACGAAAAGCTGGACATACTTCTCAAAAAGCTGGAAGTACTACTGGAAAAACAAGAAGCATTTTCTAAGGAAGTCAATCAGCTACAATCTGAGATCCAGCAGCTAAAAGGAACGACTACCTCCACTGCAGAAAAGGAAAAACCTCAACCCAACATCCCCAAAACGGAACCAAAACTACGTCCTTTCCGCGAGCAGGCAAAGTCAAAAAAAGCAGCTCTGGACTGGGACTTCCCCCCCAAACCTCAAAAGTCAAAAACCGACTTTGAAAAGTTTATCGGAGAAAACCTTGCCAATAAGATCGGTATTATCATTGTCATCATCGGGGTCGCCATAGGAGCCAAATACACCATTGAAAACCATCTTATTGGTCCGCTGACCAGAATTATCATTGGCTACACCGTGGGCATTGGCCTCATGGGATTTGCCATAAAGCTAAAAGAGAAATACGAAAACTTCAGTGCTGTACTGCTCAGTGGAGCCATGGCAATCATGTATTTCATTACTTTTGCAGCATTTAGTTTTTATGGCTTGATCGGGCTTCCGGTAACCTTTATACTGATGGTCATATTCACAGCCTTTACGGTTCTGGCGGCATTGCATTACGATAAGCAGGTCATCTCACACATTGGACTGGTAGGTGCCTACGCCGTCCCTTTTCTTCTCAGCGATGGATCCGGCAATGTTGGTTTTCTCTTTTCCTATATTGCTATTATCAATGCGGGGATCCTCGTCATAGCCATCAAAAAATACTGGAAAGCACTTTACTATTCCGCTTTTGGACTGACCTGGGTCATCTATTTGGTATGGTTTATTTTCGAGTATGATCGACTGGATCATTTTGGTTTGGCCATGATATTTCTGGCAATATTTTTTATACTCTTCTACCTGGCATTCCTTGCTTATAAATTCCTTCAAAAAGAAAAGTTCAGTTCAGCAGACATTGTCATGCTGTTGAGCAATGCCTTTATCTTCTACGCGCTAGGATACGCACTCCTCGCAGACCACTCCGAAAAAGAGTCGTTTCTGGGAGTGTTCACACTTGCCAATGCTATTATTCATTTCTTGGTCAGCTTGCCCATTTATAGACGAAAACTCGCCGACCGTAACCTCTTCTATTTGGTTATAGGATTAGTCTTGATCTTTATTACCCTTGCTTTCCCGGTACAGTTGGATGGCAATTGGGTAACACTGCTATGGACTGGTGAAGCCGCATTGCTATACTGGATTGGGAGAACCAAGCAGGTAGCATTTTACGAAAAATTGGCCTATCCTCTCATGCTCATCGCCTTCTTCAGCCTGATCCAAGACTGGTCTATCGTTTATGGAAAGTATTCTTTTGAAATTGAAGCTAATCATTTCACCCCACTGATCAACATTCACTTTCTATCCTCACTGCTTTTTTTAGCAGGCTTTGGATGGATCTATTGGCTGCAGTCCAAAACGGATTTCTCACCGTCGTGGAAACCATCCAAGGGGACTGTCAATATCATTTCCTTTGGGATTCCTGCCATTCTACTCTTTAGTACTTTCTACACTTTCCTTGTAGAAATCAATGCCTATTGGCAGCAGCTGTATGTAAGGTCTGAGGTGGTGATAGGAAATATAGGTTTAACTACAGAAGGATCCGTTAGAAATGAGGATATATTGCATTTTAAGGCCGTTTGGGCTATCTGCTATTCGCTGTTCTTCCTGTCGGGATTGGCGTTTTTAAATTCCAAAAAGCTCCGCAGCCAGCCACTCGGCTGGGTAAACCTGGTTTTAATCGCCTTTACCTTACTGATCTTTCTGGCCAGTGGTCTTTATGCGTTAAGTGAGCTTAGGGTGACTTATCTGGATCCACCACATCCGGAATACTTCGTTTATGGCTTTGGAAATATCCTCATGCGATATATCTCCTTTGTTTTTGTAGGTATAGCCATAGTAGCTGCTTATCTCTACCAAAGACAACCCTTTATTAATCAACCGTTTGTAATGGAATTTGATTTTGGATTACACCTAACATTAGTATGGGCACTCAGTAGTGAACTGATTCATTGGATGGATATGGCCGGATGGTCCAAGCAATATAAGCTTGGGCTCAGCATCTTTTGGGGCATTTATGCGTTGACATTGATAGGAATTGGAATCTGGAAAAATAAAAAGTACCTGCGGATCGCAGCGATCGCGCTGTTTGGCCTTACGCTGCTCAAATTGTTTTTCTATGACATCAGTCACTTGGACACCATCGCCAAAACTGTGGTATTCATTTCCCTTGGCATTTTGTTGCTGATCATCTCATTTTTGTATAACAAATTCAAGCACATTATTTCTGATGAGACCAATCATTAAACTCCTTATCCCCCTTTACCTGCTAGTGTACCAGAATGCTTATGGACAAATCAAAAATTACGCTTATATGCGTGAATTGGAAGGCATCACAGATACGTGGCACCGAATCCCTTTACCGGGTGAGTTGTTCGGAAAAGTCAGCCAGCAGCTAGATGATCTCCGTATTTATGGCATCACAGCACAACAGGACACGATAGAAGCCCCTTACCTGCTCAGGTCCACTGCGCCAAAAGTAGACAAAACCTCTATAGATTTCAAAACGCTAAATATCTCGCAAAATGGCGGCCATCATTTTTTCACTTTTAAAGTAGCGGATGAAACGATCACGGACCATATTACCCTTGATTTTGGCCAACAAAACTTTGACTGGAAAGTCAAGCTGCATGGGAGCCATGACCAAAAAGAATGGTTCACCTTGCTGGAAGATTACAGGATACTTTCCATCAAAAATGCTTCCAATGATTTTCGGTTTACCACCTTGAAGTTCCCCGCATCCAATTATCCTTATTATCAGCTGACCATCCCCAGCAGCAAAAAGCCCAACCTGCAAAAGGCAACGCTAGAACGACAGGTCATCGCAAAAGGAAAGCTCCAAAATCACCAAGTCAGCAGCATTCACTCCCATCAGGATGATAAAACAAAATCAACGCATATCAATATAAAACTGGCCATGCCGGTACCGATAAGTCAGGTAAAGATCAATATCAATGAAGATGTGGACTATTATCGCCCGGTCACCATAAGCTACCTTTCGGACAGTGTAAAAACAGAAAAGGGCTGGCATTATCGGTATCGGCAGTTGGGTTCTGGGGTACTCAATTCACTCTCGGGCAACCAATTTGACCTGTCTCCAACCACGTTACAGCAACTCCTCATCACCATCCACAATCAGGACAATGCCCCCCTCAGGGTAAATGGTGTAGAAGCCAAAGGATTTGAATATTCGCTGATCGCCCGCTTTACGGTGCCGGCTGATTATTTTATAGTGTATGGCCAGGCCGATGCCACTGCACCGAATTATGATATTGCCCAATTCACGGAGAATATCCCCGCTTCACCAAAAGCACTAAATCTAAAACCAGCAGTTTCCATTAAAACAACTCCTGCTTCAACTACACAATCGCTATTTGAAAATAAAGCCTGGCTTTGGGCCATAATGGCTATCATCATTGTCGTTTTGGGTTGGTTTTCGCTCAAGATGATCAAAAAGGCCTAATCGCTGTGCAAATAGAAACGATATCCACAAAATGCACGAATGTTCGCAAATAATTATTGTTTCCGCACATTCAGTGAACACTTTCACTTCCCAATACAAAACAGCGTTTCGCCTTTGTTTACGGGTGGTGTGCCCACTTTATAAAGCACAATACCCGATGAAGGTGCTGAAATATCTTCCAGTTTCTCTCCAAAAATATTCGTGATATTACCCAGTACCTGCCCTTTGGTGACCTTGTCGCCGCTCTTTATTTTGCTATAAAAAAGCCCTGTGGAAGGACTTTTTAGATAAACTTGTGCCTCAAACCATTTTTGATTTACGGAACTGTTGATTTCAGACGGGTACATTCCCATGTCAGTAAGCATATTCATTACACCCGTGCTGATCATTTCGACCATAACAGGCTGTACACTTCCCAACTTTCCGGCTTCGATGCTTAAAGCCGTTTTCCCTTGCTGAACAGCCTCCTTAAAGGCGTATTCCGAGGGGGCATCCGGAGCCAGGGTGTAGGGATAGATCACATTGTATTCAAAATTGGCAGCTTCCGTAAGCTGATGCGCCAAGGCTACTTGCTCAGGCTTGTCGGTTCTATTGTAATAACATACGAACGGCAACAAATCCTCACTGGCATCACCACCATGAATATCCAAAAACACATCCGAAACGGGAATAACTTCCTGACTGATCCAGTATGCAATCTGCTCGGTAACAGTCCCTTCAGCTTTTCCGGGAAAAACACGGTTGAGATTTTTGCCATCCACTGGATTTGTAAAGACAGAGCGCCCATAAAATGCTGCTTCATTGGCCAAGGGAAGGATTACCAAAGTGCCGTGGAGTTTTTCAGGTTGGATCTTTTGCATAAGTTCCTGAACGGCCATAATAGGAGGATATTCAAAACCGTGAACACCGGCTACCATTGAAAACACCGGGCCATCATGCTTTCCTTTAATGACGGTCACAGCCAATGAATCTTCTTTGCCAAAATACACCACAGTATCCCTCCTACTTCCTAACGGAATGTCCTTAATCTGTTGAGCGTGCAAGATACCTGGCATACAACACACCACTATTGGAATAAAAAACCTTATAAATAGCTTTGGATTAATCATACTACCTCTTTCTTAAAGTTAAAATTGATTACGCTTCACCGATATACCGGGACATTGCCCCATGATCAAAGCCTTTGGAAAATAATTTCATAATTCCTTTCCTGGTAAGCCCTTTTCCGATTACTACTAAAAACGGCTTTTGATCCTTTTTACTTTCAACTGGTATAATGCTAAGCTGCTGGCCCACACTTTGTACCAAGTAAAGTCCCTTACTTTCATTGACACGGACAAAGCCTTTGATCCTATAAATCTGGTGATAATGAAGAAACAGCGACACGGTCAAGATACTTCGCAAACGACCAAGATCAAAAACGGCATCCTTAAAATCCAATAAAATGGATTTGACATCACTATGTGTATGGGGATGGGTTTCTTGATAATCAAACAACTGAGTGTCCCTTGTTAGATTCTGTGCCACCATCTCTTTGGTTACTTTACCGTGATTGGTAGGGAATACAACAGAAAGTGGGTTTATATGCTTGATTTTCTGTTCAAGGGATTTAGTGTAGCCATTAGCGACCATTGCTTCCTTATTCAGTAAAATCAGGTCAGCAATAGCCAATTGTCTTCCCGCCTCGGGCACTTGTGTCAAGCTGTCTTCGAATAAAACAGCATCTACCACCCCTATAACGCTCTTAACCACAAAATACTCACTAATCGTTTCGAAAATAAAAACACTTGCCAGTGCTCCGGGGTCTGCCAATCCTGAAGCTTCTATGAATACATTGTCTGGTGGTGTGGACAGCTCGGCAATCTCCCTTAGGACTGCATATAACTCCTCCCCCAATGAACAGCAAATGCAGCCATTGTTAAGCTCAAATACTCGCTCTTGTTTTAATTTCACCAAATTACCGTCTACGGATTCTGATCCAAACTCATTCTCAATCACCATGTTTTTTTGATTGGAGTATAGGATCAGCAAGTTATTAAGAACGGATGTTTTACCAGCCCCTAGAAAGCCAGTCAAGATAATGACATTTATTTTAGTTTCCTGCATAGCCATTTGCTTCACCTGATAAGTGTGGGTTCAAAGCGATTACGATGATGCAAACTTAATGGCTGCCAGTATATTTTGCAACAAAGTTGCAAATTTAATTCAACCTAAAAATTGTTGTGAGATGATGTTTTTCCCTTAATTCGTCCACACTTATTTGAGTAATACTGGTATGTGATTATACGAAATCGTGCCAGCAATCATTTTTTTGGTGCTATGTGATTTATAGTGGATAAGTAGAGCGGTATTGAGCTATTGGAATAGAAGTAATACGTGGACGGATAAATTTGGCTCTTATGCTCCTGATGCAGTCGATAATCATACATTCTTTCGGAGTCAGTACCTACGGCACTGTTAGGATACTACATTCACTTTCTATTACCAAGCTAATCCTCCTAACGGAGCATCACTGCTGCCCCTTCTGTCCGCTAAAAAGTGAGGTGGACGTCCTGGCGAATGCCGCTAGGCAATGAACTACCATGACCCAGAGCGATCGAGGTATCAAAATAATGTTAGTTGATTTGTATATAACCTTTTGTATTCTTTTTCTGTTCCTTGATCCTTTACGTAAGCCCTTATCACTTCTTCATTAGCGTATTGACCAACTGTCTTGGCGTAAAATCCACTTGTCCAAAATTCCCCTCCCCATAACTTCGCCTTGATTTCTGGAAACCTCTTGAACAATTCTTTTACCGTGATACTCTTCAACATCGTTATCATTTTTGAAACCGAATAGCTCGGAACACTTTGAACTAAAAAATGAACATGGTCCGGTTCGTGTCCTATCTCTACAAAATGTACTTCATATCGCTCCGAAATATCCAAGCAGATTTGCTTTAAACCTGACCCTATTTCATCTGTTATAACTGATTTCCTGTACTTCAATGGAAAAACCAGATGATACAACAATAGTGTCTTATTATGCATTTTGAAAATATGATCTCCCATTTCTCAAAAGTACACTTTTCAAAGTGTCATGAAAAACTCTCTGTTTTTCAAACTTTTCAGCTGAACCCCGACGCAGAGCGTCGAGGAATTCTTCAGATTAAAAAGTATATGATCATATAAGTGTTTCCCTAAAAGCTAATTTGAATTTTTCCGGATTCGATTCCTGATTCTTATAAACCTGCAAACTCGAACGGTTCAGTGTCTTCGAAATGATCCAGGGCATCTCCTTGGTAGGTCTCATTATTTGACAAAGCTAGTTTAAGTATTGAAGTAGTACCAAAATCTAGATTCTTGATATCGACCCAAAAAGTATTTGGTGTCATGACAGACTCAAAATAATACACCCGGTGCTTTTGATCTGAAACGGTACGCCATCTAGTAGAAGAAATATTTGGTTCATTTTCGGAGGATATACCATAAGGAACAGAACAATTCCTGATCACACTAAAAACACTCGCAACAGCTGTTCGTCTATCAGCTGTTTTGGGAATGGCGTTAATATAGTAAGAAGCTCGGACAAATCGATCTGCAGCATTATTGGTTCCTGGCAGCATCATCGTTCCTGGAATTCGTTCCCAATAAGCATTCAGGGCCAACTGTTGCTCGTAAACAGGAGAATTGGTCATCACCACATACGAGGGATCATGATGGATGACAAGCTTCCCTCCGACATACTCAAAAACAGCATTATCTCCTTTGGCATCTGAAATGGATAAATGACAGGTAGCAAACCTCTCCGTCCCAGGAATATTACTGGAAACAACCACAAAATCCTCCTTTTTCATCCTTTGCACAGCTTCGTCTACTGTGGCAAAGTTATCCAAAACGTATTGTGCCCAAGCAGCTATAGACAGTCCCTGTTGTTTTCCATCGTAGGAAGGATATTCTGATTCTGTCAGCCAGAGGATATTGGCCACTAAGCCTTCTTCGTTCATCCCATCTACAGTCGCTACATCGAATGAGCTGGCCACTATGCTTCCGTATTTGGAACGCCAGGTCAAAGAATTGGAGCCTACCTTCCCTTCGCGCTCCATATCCCGGGGAAAAATCCACAAGTTAACTGGAATTTCATCCTTCCAATCCATAGACCTTGCCGTAATCACCAAATTCCCTGGCCCCTTATACACCACACGTGTACATGGAACCGCTATGCGTACCAGGAAAAAGAAAACAAAAACAATCAACACATGCTTGGTCTTCATAACATCATTTCTTTTAACATTAAACAAGTACTTATCACCTACTCTAAACAAGCCAAAAAATGTAAAACAGGCCTCAGCAATGGGAAATCATTCAAAAATCAAATGGGACAACTCCATATTGCTGGTAAAATTTACAAAATAAATATAACTTTTTTGGTAAAAAATTACTGGTGTCCGAGAAAACAATCGTCAAATTGAAAAAAATCAACTGCTTTCACCCCTAAATCCCCTAAAGGGGATGGGGGCATATTAGGGATTGGAATAAAATCCCTCAAATTTCTATTTAAAGACAGTTTTTGATCATATTTGAAATTTAGTCGGGCGTCAGTAAAAAAAATATATTTATTTCACCTGTAAATGTAAAAACCGTAGCTCGTCCAATCCAAAACCAACGGACTTGTTAATCATTTTTGATCTTTCTGTTCATTACCACACAACATTTATTTTTGCCTCTCCTAAAAGGATTAAGTAAAAAAGGCCGATTATATGATGATATAAGCAAACAATCATCAAAATTTAAAATAATTACGTGAATAACGTGTTTATGTAATTAACAAGTAAATAATCAAGCATAAATGATATTAATCACCATCATTTTTCCCACCCTTCTTTCATTGGCATTTTCTTGGTTTGTAGGGGTTATGATTTGTCATTGGACCAAAGGCCATCACCTTTATTCCAAATATGGAAATCGTTTCCTGATCCATGACCGGAAATGGGAAAAGTTCATCGCCCTAAAATGGTTCGAGAAATTCATTTCTTATTTTCCATTAGAATATTGGGAGTTCAAATTGATGTATGGCAAAAAACAAGACAGCTATAGACTGGAGGAAATAAAAGAAAAGCACTTCACCCGCGAAATTGAATATATTATCGCCTTGATCGTCTTAACAGGTATTGCCATATTTATTTATTTCACCGGCAATACCCTGTTCTTTTACCTGCTCTTGACTGCCAATGTCTTTGGCAACATATACCCCTTTTTGGTCCATCAGCGCATCAGGAGGAAACTGAATAGAAACTAGGCTAAGATGGTTTTGAGCGCTGTTTGGTCACTCAGATTTAACCAATTAAATCGAGCAAAGGAATTTAATATGCCTCAATTGTCTCTTCTCCTTTTCTGAGTCCTTTTCCTGTTGCTTTCACATGGATTTTCCCGGCATTTTCAGGCGAAACGATAAGCGTGAGTTGTCCATTAAAAACCTTCATACTGGGCTTATGGAAAAGCTCCACGCTAGTTGGGTCACCATTTGCTACAGCCTTGAAGCTACCAGCGCCTTCCACAGTAAAAGACAATGAACGCTGATCTGTGGGGCAAACGCGCCCCTCTTTATCCACGACCTGCACACGGACAAAAGCCAGTTCTTGGCCATCCACAGACACTTTTTCTTTCTCAGGGACCAGTTTGATGTGATGTGCTTTTCCTGCTGTAGACAGGACTTTTTCAGCCGCCCTGTGTCCTTTGTCATCGTAGGCTATCACCTTCACCTCACCAGGAAGATAGGCCACATCCATCCACATCAGTCTGTAGCGTTCCTGCAGGCTACCTTCCTTGGTCTTGGTCTTTTTTCCTTGGCTCTTGCCGTTAATGAAGAGTTCGGCAGATGGATAGTTGGTATAAACGAATACAGGAGTTTTCTTACCTTCTCTTCCTTCCCAATTCCAATGCGGTAAAATATGAAGGGTTTCTTCTTCCGGCTTCCACACACTTTTGTACAAATAGTACCTGTCCTTGGGAATTCCTGCCAAGTCTACAATCCCGAACATCGAACTGTGATTGGGCCAAGCATCAGTATCGTATGGGGTGGGCTCTCCCAAATAGTCAAACCCGGTCCACACAAACTGTCCCAAGGTCCAGTCGTAGTCTTCTGCAAGCGCAAAATCATCCTCTGGGAGATTTGACCAGCTGCAGTATTCCAATCCATAAGCACTGGATTGTTGGTCATCATGGATCACCTGTGCGCCCTTTTCTACCGGAAAATGATACACTCCCCTGGAGCTTACCGTAGATCCTGTCTCTGAGCCAAGCACCAAACTGTGCGGCAGCTTTTCATAGCCTTCCTGATACCGATGTGTCCGGTAATTAAAACCAGTAACATCGATCATCGCAGCAAAACCATTGTCCAATACGCAGGAAATGCGGTCCATTCCAGCGGTGACCAACCGGGTAGGATCCTCGCGGTGGCAGATATCCTGTAGGAATTTGGCTACTTTATACCCGTCAGCGCTGCACTGTGTAGGCACTTCATTGCCGATACTCCACATCACCACGCTTGGATTGTTTCGGTAATGACGCACCATATTGACCAGGTCTTTTTCTGCCCACTCTTCAAAGAAGCGATGATAACCGTTTTTGCATTTGGCTACATCCCATTCATCAAAGGACTCCACCATCACCATCAATCCCATCTCGTCGCATAGTGCCACCAATTCCGGAGCTGGCATATTATGTGAAGTCCGTATGGCATCAGCGCCCATGTCTTTCATGAGCCGCAGCTGTCTCTTGATAGCGGAGCGGTTGACCGCGGCTCCTAAGGGTCCTAGGTCATGGTGAAGATTTACACCTTGGAATTTCCTTTGCTTCCCGTTGAGGAAAAAACCTTTATCTGCAATAAATTCAATTTTCCGAATACCAAATCGCGTTGTAAACTCATCTATCTCCTTACCATCAATGGAAATGGTGGACTTGGCAAAATACAACTGTGGCGTTTCAGGTGACCAAAGTAGAGGGTCATTCACCGTCAAAAACTGCTCAAGTGGCCGACCGTGATTAAGTTTTTGGGTGTTCTCTTTTTGTGTCACCTCTTTTCCTGCAGCATCGGTAATGATCGTTTTGATAGTGATGTCTGTACCTTCTGGTACATTCTTCACCTCCGTTTTCACATTGACCGATGCATATTCCCCAGAGACATGCGGTGTGGTCACAAAAGTCCCCCAAATGGGCACATGCGTTTTAGGAGTAACTTGCAGATGTACATTACGGTAAAGCCCGGCTCCCGGGTACCATCGAGAAGATTGCTCCTTGTTTTCCAGCCTTACGGCCAATTGGTTTTCCGCCCCGTCTGTATTGAGGTAATCCGTCACATCGAAGTAAAATGAATTATAGCCATAAGGCCAAAAACCAACTTTTTCCCCATTGACATACACTTGTGCCTCGCTCATTGCCCCATCAAAAACCAGCTTTACCCGTTTTATTTCCGGATCAAAATCAGGTACCTCAAAAGTTCTTCTGTACCAGCCCACGCCCATGTAGGGCAAACCACCTGTTCTCCCGGTTTTCTTTGTGGCCACTTTCTCGCCATTTTGGCTTACAGCCACGATTTGTAAGTCATTGTTCTCATCAAAAGGCCCGTATATAGCCCAATCATGAGGAACGCTCACCGCTTCCCAGGCACCATCATCAAAATCCTTCTTAAATGCTCCTTCTTGCTCCCCTTTACTGAACTTCCAACCTTCTTCTAGGGGCCAGGATTTCCGGGTATTTTGGGCAAAGATGAAAGAGGGAATACAGGCCACTAAAAGCAGACAAGAAATAGCTAATGGGAAACGCATGATCTTCATATTATTGGTTAAGCTAAAAATAAATATAGTTACTTTAAGGATACCTCCTTTAACACACCTGAAAATTCCAACCTCATTGTGCTGTACTGTGCTGTTTTCTTAGGTAAGCTCTCAACAATCGCTGACTGTCCCTATCGTCTGTTTTGGGCTGAATGATAGTGCTTAAATGAACATCCTTTTCTAGCTCCCCCTTAAAATACCCATAGCCTCGGTAAACACCATTTTCAATCAAGACCACCCCTCTCTCCCCTGCTGTTCTTCCTTCCAGCAGAATGGTTCGATCCTCTTTGGGAAGGCTGATATCTTGGACAAATTGCCGCACCCTATCATTATAAACCCAAGTGGGCTCTTCTCCTAGGCAGGCACCTTTACATGTTTTTAAGGAGTATTGGAAGCAGGCTCCGCTGGAAGGGTACAACCCATTTATTTTTTGACAAAGTTGATACTGCTCTGTTACACGAAAAAGGTATTCCTTTCCTTCGGATTTGGCTGTGAAAGCCATCAATTCCCGCTGGTCTTTATTGATTTTTTTCAATTGCAAGGCCATATATCCTTCCGCAGTATCCACCAAGTAAAGCCCCCACAAAAAAACACTTCTTCTCAAAGCTCGGTTAAAAACAGGCTTGTGGACTTTGATCAGTTCTGACTCTCTCAGTAAGGCCATCAGTTCATTGCCCATGTTTTCATACTTCACCTGATCCACCTGATTTTGCATCCTTAAGGCCTTGGAAGTAGTATTATGGAAATGCTGGTGGAGTCGTTTTCTGATATCGTTGCTTTTGCCGATGTAGAGGATCCGACCACTTCGGTCCACAAAAAAATATACCCCCGTAATGGCCGGAGGTATATTGCTTAGGATATTTTTTAAGTTATCTGATAACATTTATTACCTGCCTAAACTATTTATGAATATGGGATCCTATTGCTCAGAAAGACTATCGGTCCGCATTAAGTTAAGTGCTATTAAATTAACCCACAAACAGTGGAAATGTTATAAGTTTTTCGGCTAATTGTAGAACTGAGGAATTGTACGTTTCACGAGTTCTTTATCTACACCGCTGTTCAAGTGGCCGGAATCTTTTTTTCGTTTTGCAGAAGCCTTT from Echinicola soli encodes the following:
- a CDS encoding glycosyl-4,4'-diaponeurosporenoate acyltransferase CrtO family protein, whose amino-acid sequence is MILITIIFPTLLSLAFSWFVGVMICHWTKGHHLYSKYGNRFLIHDRKWEKFIALKWFEKFISYFPLEYWEFKLMYGKKQDSYRLEEIKEKHFTREIEYIIALIVLTGIAIFIYFTGNTLFFYLLLTANVFGNIYPFLVHQRIRRKLNRN
- a CDS encoding CobW family GTP-binding protein, coding for MQETKINVIILTGFLGAGKTSVLNNLLILYSNQKNMVIENEFGSESVDGNLVKLKQERVFELNNGCICCSLGEELYAVLREIAELSTPPDNVFIEASGLADPGALASVFIFETISEYFVVKSVIGVVDAVLFEDSLTQVPEAGRQLAIADLILLNKEAMVANGYTKSLEQKIKHINPLSVVFPTNHGKVTKEMVAQNLTRDTQLFDYQETHPHTHSDVKSILLDFKDAVFDLGRLRSILTVSLFLHYHQIYRIKGFVRVNESKGLYLVQSVGQQLSIIPVESKKDQKPFLVVIGKGLTRKGIMKLFSKGFDHGAMSRYIGEA
- the galB gene encoding beta-galactosidase GalB, encoding MRFPLAISCLLLVACIPSFIFAQNTRKSWPLEEGWKFSKGEQEGAFKKDFDDGAWEAVSVPHDWAIYGPFDENNDLQIVAVSQNGEKVATKKTGRTGGLPYMGVGWYRRTFEVPDFDPEIKRVKLVFDGAMSEAQVYVNGEKVGFWPYGYNSFYFDVTDYLNTDGAENQLAVRLENKEQSSRWYPGAGLYRNVHLQVTPKTHVPIWGTFVTTPHVSGEYASVNVKTEVKNVPEGTDITIKTIITDAAGKEVTQKENTQKLNHGRPLEQFLTVNDPLLWSPETPQLYFAKSTISIDGKEIDEFTTRFGIRKIEFIADKGFFLNGKQRKFQGVNLHHDLGPLGAAVNRSAIKRQLRLMKDMGADAIRTSHNMPAPELVALCDEMGLMVMVESFDEWDVAKCKNGYHRFFEEWAEKDLVNMVRHYRNNPSVVMWSIGNEVPTQCSADGYKVAKFLQDICHREDPTRLVTAGMDRISCVLDNGFAAMIDVTGFNYRTHRYQEGYEKLPHSLVLGSETGSTVSSRGVYHFPVEKGAQVIHDDQQSSAYGLEYCSWSNLPEDDFALAEDYDWTLGQFVWTGFDYLGEPTPYDTDAWPNHSSMFGIVDLAGIPKDRYYLYKSVWKPEEETLHILPHWNWEGREGKKTPVFVYTNYPSAELFINGKSQGKKTKTKEGSLQERYRLMWMDVAYLPGEVKVIAYDDKGHRAAEKVLSTAGKAHHIKLVPEKEKVSVDGQELAFVRVQVVDKEGRVCPTDQRSLSFTVEGAGSFKAVANGDPTSVELFHKPSMKVFNGQLTLIVSPENAGKIHVKATGKGLRKGEETIEAY
- a CDS encoding linear amide C-N hydrolase, which produces MKTKHVLIVFVFFFLVRIAVPCTRVVYKGPGNLVITARSMDWKDEIPVNLWIFPRDMEREGKVGSNSLTWRSKYGSIVASSFDVATVDGMNEEGLVANILWLTESEYPSYDGKQQGLSIAAWAQYVLDNFATVDEAVQRMKKEDFVVVSSNIPGTERFATCHLSISDAKGDNAVFEYVGGKLVIHHDPSYVVMTNSPVYEQQLALNAYWERIPGTMMLPGTNNAADRFVRASYYINAIPKTADRRTAVASVFSVIRNCSVPYGISSENEPNISSTRWRTVSDQKHRVYYFESVMTPNTFWVDIKNLDFGTTSILKLALSNNETYQGDALDHFEDTEPFEFAGL
- the tnpA gene encoding IS200/IS605 family transposase — encoded protein: MGDHIFKMHNKTLLLYHLVFPLKYRKSVITDEIGSGLKQICLDISERYEVHFVEIGHEPDHVHFLVQSVPSYSVSKMITMLKSITVKELFKRFPEIKAKLWGGEFWTSGFYAKTVGQYANEEVIRAYVKDQGTEKEYKRLYTNQLTLF